A genomic window from Acinetobacter lwoffii includes:
- a CDS encoding SPOR domain-containing protein, with protein sequence MFGKTQRGVSERPNKPKKPLIPTWLGTLVIILIVLSFLMALMLWKPWEPVKPKTQTSAESVQEEDTNKDYRFYDLLPQQQVTPIPEQAVPENKNQDTVVIVEAPRPEVAPPEATTTEPGLEASETPVATPASYILQVRSFDDPDQADARRAEIILNGLSADVVRSVENGKVWYRVVSGPYDSAEAAIIAQQTLQNSGIDSIVVKR encoded by the coding sequence GTGTTTGGAAAAACGCAACGCGGTGTATCTGAAAGACCGAATAAGCCTAAAAAGCCACTTATTCCAACCTGGCTCGGCACACTCGTGATCATTTTAATCGTGTTAAGTTTTTTAATGGCACTGATGCTCTGGAAGCCATGGGAACCGGTTAAACCGAAAACTCAAACAAGTGCTGAATCTGTCCAAGAAGAAGATACCAATAAAGATTACCGTTTTTATGATCTGTTACCACAGCAACAAGTGACGCCGATTCCTGAACAGGCCGTCCCTGAAAACAAAAATCAGGATACAGTAGTGATTGTAGAAGCACCTCGACCTGAAGTAGCTCCACCTGAAGCGACGACGACTGAACCTGGCTTAGAAGCCAGTGAAACGCCTGTTGCCACACCGGCCAGTTATATTCTGCAAGTCCGTAGTTTTGATGATCCGGATCAGGCCGATGCCCGCCGTGCCGAAATTATTCTCAATGGTTTATCTGCCGATGTGGTACGCAGTGTAGAAAATGGTAAAGTCTGGTATCGCGTGGTTTCAGGCCCTTACGATTCTGCAGAAGCAGCGATTATCGCGCAGCAAACCTTGCAAAATAGCGGAATCGATTCCATCGTCGTGAAACGATAA
- the asd gene encoding archaetidylserine decarboxylase (Phosphatidylserine decarboxylase is synthesized as a single chain precursor. Generation of the pyruvoyl active site from a Ser is coupled to cleavage of a Gly-Ser bond between the larger (beta) and smaller (alpha chains). It is an integral membrane protein.): MSITSRLKQQFFIKAQRLVPQHRLSRVVGKIAASENPIIKTAAITAFKAQYGIDMSIAEQANALKFKSFNEFFTRALKEGIRAIDPDATSIVSPADGAISQLGKIENGDVFQAKGQKFTVEALIADPQLAEPFKNGEFATVYLSPRDYHRVHMPFAGTLTETLYVPGELFSVNQVTAENIPGLFARNERMVCLFDTEIGRMAVVLVGAMIVAGIETVATGKVKPSGRIELNQHDLFLEKGAELGRFYLGSTAVILFEENKMQWDAAFKANSLVNMGEALGHTV, encoded by the coding sequence TTGAGCATCACGTCACGTTTAAAACAACAGTTTTTTATTAAAGCTCAACGATTAGTACCGCAACATCGCTTGTCTCGGGTGGTGGGTAAAATTGCCGCCAGCGAAAACCCGATTATCAAAACTGCTGCAATTACTGCCTTTAAGGCGCAGTATGGTATTGATATGTCGATTGCTGAACAGGCCAATGCCCTGAAATTCAAGTCATTTAATGAATTTTTTACGCGTGCCCTAAAAGAAGGTATCCGTGCAATTGATCCAGATGCTACGAGCATTGTTTCGCCTGCAGATGGTGCGATTTCCCAGCTGGGTAAAATTGAAAATGGCGATGTGTTCCAGGCTAAAGGCCAGAAATTTACCGTTGAAGCCCTGATTGCTGATCCGCAACTGGCCGAGCCATTCAAAAATGGTGAATTCGCGACCGTGTATTTGTCGCCACGTGATTATCATCGGGTGCATATGCCATTTGCCGGAACATTAACTGAAACGCTATATGTTCCAGGCGAGCTGTTCTCGGTAAACCAGGTGACCGCAGAAAACATTCCGGGCCTGTTTGCACGCAATGAACGTATGGTCTGTCTGTTTGATACTGAAATCGGCCGTATGGCGGTGGTATTGGTCGGTGCGATGATTGTGGCGGGTATTGAAACCGTGGCAACCGGCAAAGTGAAGCCTTCAGGCCGGATCGAACTTAATCAGCATGACCTATTCCTGGAAAAAGGGGCAGAACTGGGTCGTTTCTACCTCGGTTCAACAGCAGTGATTTTATTCGAAGAAAATAAAATGCAGTGGGATGCCGCATTCAAGGCCAATTCTTTGGTGAATATGGGTGAAGCGCTGGGGCATACAGTTTAA
- a CDS encoding sulfurtransferase, with translation MTAAAFNFGLLIEAEDLVPYLGHEKLRIVDLSRASVYEQLHIPHALHLKPKLLVRQEETAMGLLPDAEGLQALIDYLNISSEHHVVAYDDEGGAWAGRLLWNLHCLGFENTSLLNGGIHAWLGAGLPTSSSQEQFAPVKDVFQVNLDHQANFQIGYDELRQQVENQQVQIWDCRTQDEYTGLRLAARRGGHIPGARHFEWSTALNRENHLKLQPLPRTQQRLEQLGFDLNQPVVVYCQSHHRSGLAYILGRLLGWKIRAYDGAWSEWGNRLDSPIATGELPS, from the coding sequence ATGACCGCTGCAGCTTTTAATTTTGGCCTGCTGATTGAGGCAGAAGATTTAGTTCCCTATTTGGGCCATGAAAAACTTCGTATTGTCGACCTGAGCCGTGCCTCTGTGTATGAGCAGCTGCATATTCCGCACGCCTTGCATTTAAAGCCTAAACTTCTGGTGCGTCAGGAAGAAACGGCGATGGGACTGTTGCCGGACGCGGAAGGCTTGCAGGCTCTCATTGATTATCTGAATATTTCTTCTGAGCATCATGTGGTGGCTTATGATGATGAGGGCGGGGCATGGGCAGGGCGTTTGCTCTGGAACCTGCATTGTCTGGGTTTTGAAAATACCAGTCTGTTGAATGGCGGGATTCATGCTTGGCTCGGTGCCGGTTTGCCGACTTCTTCCAGTCAGGAACAGTTTGCACCAGTGAAGGATGTATTTCAGGTCAATCTTGACCATCAGGCAAATTTTCAGATTGGCTATGATGAACTGCGCCAACAGGTTGAAAATCAACAGGTTCAAATTTGGGATTGCCGTACGCAAGATGAATATACCGGTTTACGTTTAGCGGCTCGACGCGGCGGTCACATTCCGGGAGCACGTCATTTTGAATGGAGTACTGCCCTTAATCGCGAAAATCATTTAAAATTACAGCCTTTACCACGTACTCAGCAGCGCCTGGAACAACTGGGCTTTGATTTGAATCAACCCGTTGTGGTGTACTGCCAGTCCCATCACCGCTCAGGTTTGGCCTATATTTTGGGTCGTTTACTGGGCTGGAAAATTCGAGCCTATGATGGTGCGTGGAGTGAATGGGGCAACCGCCTCGATAGTCCAATCGCTACAGGGGAGCTGCCATCTTGA
- the pncB gene encoding nicotinate phosphoribosyltransferase, translating to MAPIIHSLLDTDLYKFTMLQVVLHKFPQTHSVYHFRCRNLEDTVYPLTDILDDLNHQLDLLCQLKFKEDELQYLRSLRFIKSDFVDYLELFQLKRRFIKASIDSQGRLDIVVEGPMVQAMMFEIFVLAIVNELYFSRIRTPEVLAEGERRLKAKIELLKQYDAAQNPNDPPFLVSDFGTRRRYSFDWQKHVVEEFHKAAPHVFRGTSNVLLAKELGITPIGTMAHEFLQAFQALDVRLRNFQKSALESWVQEYRGDLGIALTDVVGMDAFLRDFDLYFAKLFDGLRHDSGDPYEWGDKAYAHYKKLKIDSKTKMLTFSDGLNLEKAWKLHQYFKDRFQVSFGIGTNLTNDMGQTPLNIVLKLVECNRQSVAKISDSPGKTMTDNDTFLAYLRQVFEINEPA from the coding sequence ATGGCTCCAATTATCCATTCTCTGTTAGATACTGACTTGTACAAATTCACCATGTTACAAGTGGTCTTACACAAGTTTCCGCAAACGCATAGTGTCTACCATTTCCGTTGTCGTAATCTGGAAGATACAGTCTATCCACTGACGGATATTCTGGATGACCTGAATCATCAACTGGACCTGCTGTGTCAGCTCAAATTCAAAGAAGATGAACTGCAATATTTAAGAAGCTTACGTTTTATCAAAAGCGATTTTGTGGATTATCTGGAACTGTTCCAGCTCAAGCGCCGTTTCATCAAGGCCAGTATCGACAGTCAAGGCCGTCTGGATATTGTGGTGGAAGGTCCGATGGTTCAGGCGATGATGTTTGAGATCTTCGTTCTCGCCATTGTCAATGAACTGTATTTCAGCCGGATTCGTACCCCTGAAGTGCTGGCTGAAGGCGAGCGCCGTTTAAAAGCCAAAATCGAGCTATTAAAACAGTATGATGCTGCGCAAAACCCAAATGATCCACCATTTTTGGTGTCAGATTTTGGTACACGTCGCCGTTACAGTTTCGATTGGCAAAAGCATGTGGTCGAAGAATTTCACAAAGCTGCACCGCATGTGTTCCGTGGTACCAGTAATGTACTGTTGGCCAAAGAGCTGGGGATTACCCCGATTGGCACTATGGCGCATGAATTCCTGCAAGCTTTTCAGGCGCTGGACGTACGTTTACGTAATTTCCAGAAATCTGCACTGGAAAGCTGGGTACAGGAATATCGTGGTGACCTGGGCATTGCCTTGACCGATGTGGTGGGGATGGATGCGTTTCTGCGCGACTTTGACCTGTACTTTGCCAAGCTATTTGATGGCTTGCGTCATGACAGTGGCGATCCCTATGAATGGGGTGACAAGGCCTATGCACATTATAAAAAGCTGAAAATAGACAGCAAAACCAAGATGTTGACTTTTAGTGATGGCCTGAATCTGGAAAAAGCCTGGAAACTGCATCAATACTTTAAAGACCGTTTCCAGGTCAGTTTTGGCATTGGCACCAACCTGACCAATGATATGGGGCAAACCCCACTCAATATTGTGCTGAAACTGGTGGAATGTAACCGTCAGTCAGTGGCCAAAATCTCGGATAGTCCGGGCAAGACCATGACCGATAATGATACCTTCCTGGCCTATTTACGTCAGGTTTTTGAGATCAATGAACCTGCTTAA
- a CDS encoding ankyrin repeat domain-containing protein, with protein MKVMSSVFLASILTIGSAFANATVAKDISPAKSVDNVQMNSQEELADLFFAAAKIGNSEVIHEFLKHGFPVDVRNKDGYTPLMMATYYGHQDIVASLLKHGADRCARDNRGNTALMGALFKMEFAIAKQLRQVDCDAQAQKNGQKTTAEFAKVIGQEKQLQKLIQEQEKAQVKSQK; from the coding sequence ATGAAAGTTATGTCATCTGTGTTTTTAGCCAGTATTCTCACGATAGGTTCCGCATTCGCAAACGCGACTGTCGCGAAGGATATCTCCCCCGCTAAAAGCGTGGACAATGTTCAGATGAACTCACAAGAGGAATTGGCCGACCTGTTCTTTGCTGCGGCTAAAATTGGCAATAGCGAAGTCATTCATGAATTTTTAAAACACGGCTTTCCGGTCGATGTACGCAATAAAGACGGTTATACACCACTGATGATGGCGACTTATTATGGCCATCAGGATATTGTCGCCAGCTTGCTTAAACATGGTGCCGACCGCTGTGCTCGAGATAATCGAGGCAATACAGCCTTGATGGGGGCTTTATTCAAGATGGAATTTGCGATTGCCAAGCAGCTGCGTCAGGTGGATTGTGATGCCCAGGCGCAAAAAAACGGACAAAAGACCACAGCCGAATTTGCCAAGGTGATTGGTCAGGAAAAACAGTTGCAGAAACTGATTCAGGAACAGGAAAAAGCTCAGGTCAAATCACAGAAATAA
- a CDS encoding catalase, protein MFKRSLLVAMLATVTAAQAAPLTKDNGAPVGDNQNSITAGPNGSVLLQDVQLVQKLQRFGRERIPERVVHARGTGAYGEFVATKDLSDLTLASLFKAGTKTPVFLRFSTVIHGKGSPETLRDPHGFALKFYTKEGNWDLVGNQTPVFFIRDAIKFPDFIHAMKPSPVTNVQDANRVFDFLSSQPWATNMLTYVYGKQGVPTSYREQDGFGVHAYKLYNDKGEYKYVKFNFRSKQGVKGLNVKEAAEQQGKDFNHLTNDLYNNIYAGNFPKWDLYIQVLDPKDLNSFDFDPLDPTKIWPTELVPETKVGTLTLNRMPKNFFNETEQSAFAPGNLVPGIEPSEDRLLQGRIFSYSDTQMYRLGANHQQIPVNRPVVNVNNNNQDGYMNISERDSDVNYEPSRKEPKAATEKARAVQTPLSGHVQQIGVKEQNFKQAGELYRSYTAKEKDDLIMNLAADLGAVKDSETKHIMLSYFYKADADYGTRMTKAVNGNLATVKAKAAKLKD, encoded by the coding sequence ATGTTTAAGCGTTCATTACTGGTTGCAATGCTTGCAACTGTCACAGCTGCACAAGCTGCTCCTTTAACGAAAGACAATGGCGCACCAGTCGGTGATAACCAGAACTCGATCACTGCGGGTCCAAATGGTTCTGTACTCCTTCAGGACGTTCAACTGGTACAAAAATTACAACGTTTTGGTCGTGAGCGTATTCCTGAGCGTGTCGTACATGCGCGTGGTACTGGGGCATATGGTGAATTCGTTGCAACCAAAGATCTATCTGATCTTACCCTCGCTTCATTGTTCAAAGCGGGGACTAAAACTCCAGTTTTCCTACGTTTCTCTACCGTAATTCATGGTAAAGGTTCACCAGAAACTCTACGTGACCCACACGGCTTTGCATTGAAATTCTACACTAAAGAAGGTAACTGGGACTTGGTCGGTAACCAGACACCGGTATTCTTCATCCGTGATGCAATCAAGTTCCCGGACTTCATTCATGCCATGAAGCCAAGCCCAGTGACAAATGTTCAAGATGCCAACCGTGTGTTTGACTTCCTGTCGAGCCAGCCATGGGCAACCAACATGCTGACTTATGTGTATGGCAAGCAAGGTGTTCCAACCAGCTACCGCGAACAGGACGGTTTCGGAGTACATGCCTACAAGCTGTATAACGACAAGGGCGAATACAAATACGTGAAATTCAACTTCCGCTCTAAACAAGGCGTGAAGGGCTTGAACGTGAAAGAAGCGGCTGAGCAGCAAGGTAAAGATTTCAACCACTTGACCAATGATCTGTATAACAACATCTATGCGGGTAATTTCCCGAAATGGGATCTGTATATTCAGGTGCTTGATCCTAAAGATCTAAACAGCTTTGATTTTGATCCGTTAGATCCAACCAAAATCTGGCCAACCGAGCTGGTTCCAGAAACCAAAGTGGGTACTTTGACCCTGAACCGTATGCCGAAGAATTTCTTCAACGAGACTGAACAGTCGGCATTTGCGCCAGGTAACCTGGTTCCAGGTATCGAGCCATCAGAAGACCGTCTGCTACAAGGCCGTATCTTTTCTTATTCGGATACCCAAATGTACCGTTTAGGCGCGAATCACCAGCAAATTCCGGTGAACCGTCCCGTAGTGAATGTGAACAACAATAATCAGGATGGCTACATGAATATCTCTGAGCGTGACTCGGATGTGAACTATGAGCCAAGCCGTAAAGAGCCAAAAGCTGCAACTGAAAAAGCGCGTGCGGTACAAACGCCATTATCTGGTCATGTACAGCAAATTGGCGTGAAAGAGCAGAACTTCAAGCAGGCAGGTGAGCTGTACCGTTCATACACAGCTAAAGAGAAAGATGACCTGATCATGAACCTTGCTGCTGACTTAGGTGCAGTGAAAGATTCAGAAACCAAGCACATCATGTTGTCTTATTTCTACAAGGCAGATGCAGACTACGGTACGCGTATGACCAAAGCGGTCAATGGGAACCTGGCGACTGTTAAAGCCAAAGCTGCAAAATTAAAAGACTAA